The window TCTCAATTGCAGCCAGGTGGGCTACTGCAGCCAGATCCATTACCTCCTGCACCGAACCGGTAGCAAACATCGCAAAACCTGTCGGACGGGCAGCCATCACATCCTGGTGATCGCCGAAAATCGACAGGGCCTGCGCGGCGATGGCACGCGCTGAGACGTGAAATACTCCGGGAAGCAACTCCCCGGCAATCTTGTACATGTTGGGCAACATCAACAACAGACCCTGAGATGCTGTAAATGTCGTTGTCAACGCCCCTGCCTGCAATGAACCGTGAACGGCACCCGCTGCACCTGCTTCAGACTGCATCTCCTGCACAAGGACAGGCTGGCCGAAAATGTTTTTTCTTCCCGCAGCCGCCCATTCATCGACATACTCAGCCATAGTCGACGAAGGAGTGATCGGATAGATAGCAGCCACCTCGCTGAACATATAAGCGATATGGGCCGCTGCCTGATTGCCGTCACAGGTCAAATAGTTCTTCTTTTTTGTCATGACAATATGTATTTTATTGAATTGATTTTACGTACGAGCTGAAGAAAAATCGAGAAATCAGAGGACGAAATTACTATAAAAATATGGAAACGGCAAAAGAATACCCGCTTTTTAGGGTTTCGAACGAGAAACGGCCTCTAACACCTGTTTAAAACATAAAAAATATGTTAAAGAATAATCTTTCCATAACTGCAACTGTTATAAGACAAAGATTGGTAAAAAAAAGAGGTTGAATCATGCACAAGATTTTTCAATCCAACCGTTACTGTATCAACCTGTTGCAACAACTCAAGGGGGTACGACACCCTCAATTTACCGATCGTGGCAACAACCAAAAAAGCTATTTTATGAAAATCCTTATCATAGCCAACCGACTTCCCGTAAAAATTGAGAGAACCGATGACTCCTTTATCGTAAAACGGAGTGAAGGGGGACTGGCCACCGGGTTGGGTTCACTGGAAATTGATGCAGAAATGCACTGGGTAGGATGGCCCGGAATCCATGTCGAGAACGAAGATGAGAAGCGGGAGATCACCGAAAAGCTGGCCGCATTGAATTACCATCCGGTCTTTCTCACCGGAGAGGAGATCGAGACATACTACGAGGGGTACAGCAACAGCACCATCTGGCCATTGTGTCACTACTTCTTCTCATATGTCCAGTACAAGGCGGAGTATTGGGAAGCATACCGGAGGGTGAACGGGCTCTTTTGTGAGGAGGCACTGAACTTCATCGACGACAATGATATTGTCTGGATACATGATTACCAGTTGATGCTGCTGCCGAAGAAGATTCGCGACAACAGACCCAACGTGATGATCGGCTATTTTCACCATATCCCCTTTCCTTCCTACGAACTTTTCCGGGTACTTCCGGAGCGGGAAGAGGTGCTGAAGGGCCTGCTGGGGGCCGATCTGATCGGATTCCATACGCACGACTACATGCGTCACTTCATCAGTGCCGTCTACCGGGTGCTCGACCTGAACTGCAACCTCGATGAGATCTGCCTGCAAGACCGAATCGTACATGTGGATGCATTTCCGATGGGCATAAACTATGAGCAGTACCATCAGGCCACTTCCCTGCCGGAGGTGAAAAAGATATCGAAGCGGCTGATCGAGGAGCTGGGAGACCAGACCATCATATTGTCGGTCGACCGGCTCGACTACAGCAAGGGGATCCTCCACCGGCTTGAAGGCTTTGCCAACTTTCTTGAAAACCATCCCGAGTACCACAAAAAGGTATCGCTCGCCATGATCGTTGTCCCCTCGCGCGACGCCGTTGAGCGGTATGCCGACCTGAAAACCCAGATTGACCAGTCGATCGGCAAGATAAACGGAATCTACTCCACCCTTGGGTGGACCCCTGTCTACTATTTCTACCAAAGTTTCCCTTTCAATGAACTGGTCGCCCTCTACGACATTGCCGACATCGCCCTGGTAACGCCGCTGCGCGACGGAATGAACCTGGTGGCCAAAGAGTATCTTGCCACCAAAAACCGGAAACCGGGAGTACTGATACTGAGTGAAATGGCAGGAGCAGCCAATGAGTTGACCGATGCCATCATCATCAATCCCAACGATACGCAGGAGATCGAATCGGCACTGCTGCAGGCATTGACCATGCCCGGAAAGGAGCAGCGGCTCCGGCTCCGCAACATGCAGAAACGGATATCTACACAGACCGTAAGGAAGTGGGCCAACGATTTTATAGCGGAACTCCTCCACATCAACAGGCAAAACAACGAGATCTTCCAGAAGATTGTAGGTGAACAACAACTCTCCCAGATAAAGGAGAGATATGACCAGGCTACCGCAAGATTGATCCTGCTCGATTATGACGGCACCCTGTCGCCCTTCACAAAAAGACCGGAAGAGGCACTCCCTTCCGGCAAATTGTTACATTTATTAAAGAGGATGACGGCCGACAAGAAAAACAAGGTGGTGATCAACAGCGGGAGAAACCGTCAAGTACTTGACAAATGGTTCAGGGGTATCGACCTCGACTTCGCGGCCGAACACGGTGCTTTTTTCAAGGAGAACAACAGATGGTACAGAAATGTACAGGAGAAGATAACCTGGGATGAAGAGATTCTCGGGATATTGGAACACACCATCGATAAAACTCCACGATCCTATCTGGAGATCAAGGAATCCACCCTGGTCTGGCATTACCGGAACGTGGATGTCTGGCTGGCAGAACTGCGTGAGAAACAGCTGATAAACGCCTTGATGGGACCGGCTTCACGGCTGAACCTGCAGATCGTTCCCGGGAACAAGATTGTGGAGATCAAGCCGCCGGAAACCAACAAGGGGAGTGAAGTAAAACGGCTGCTGGAAAAAGGGAACTACGATTTCATCCTTGCCATCGGCGACGACACCACCGACGAGGAGATGTTCAGGGCCCTTCCTCCCGACGGGATAAGCGTTAAAGTGGGAAGTTTCTCACCCACGGCCAAATACCGGATTCCGGTTCAATCCTCGGTAATACCTTTTTTTGAAAACCTGATTAAATAAGTAACTGTTTTGATCTTTTATCAAATGAATAATGTAACTGACCTGATAACAGAAAACAGGTGGCAACACCTCTTTGTTTTGCTTATCTTCATCGTCCTGTTTGTTTTGCTCACATTAGCATCCAACATCATCTTCAAAAAATTGCGCAATCGTGCATTGAGGAGCAAAAGTCTGATCGATGATTTTATCGTACGGCTTTTTAAAGTTCCATCCGTCTGGATCACTTTTTCCATTCTGCTCAATCTTTTCAATTCGTTTCTAGATAAAAGCAGCCGGATCTACGGCATCATGCAGAAAGCAGGCCAGATATTGCTGATTCTCTCCATCGGATGGCTGGTAGTCCAGGCAGTCCGTGCCATATTCCGCTATTTTCAGAACAAACTCGATGTCAATCAGCCCGACAACCTGATTGCACGCAGGCGACTCACCCAGCTGAACATGATTGAGAAAGTACTTATCGTAACCGCAGTGATCGTTTTCACCGGTATCGCACTGATGAGTTTCGAAACCGTGAAAGGACTGGGAATGAGCTTATTGGCCTCGGCCGGCGTATTAGGAATCGTGGTAGGGCTGGCAGCACAGCGGAGTGTCGGACAGATCTTGTCGGGTGTGCAAATAGCCATAACACAACCCATCCGGCTGGACGATGTGGTGGTTATTGAAGGTGAATGGGGACGGATCGAAGAGATAAACATCACCTATGCGGTCGTAAAGATCTGGGACGAGAGGCGACTCATCGTCCCCATCGATTATTTTCTGAATAATCCCATACAAAACTGGACAAGAACCAGCTCCAACATTCTGGGAACGGTATTCCTGTATGTTTCTTACGACCTGCCGCTGGATCCGCTCCGGGAAAAACTTGCCGCCATAGTGAAGAGCGATCCCAACTGGGACGGGCGGGTGCAAAACATCCAGGTCACCGACAGCAAACAGTGGTACAAAGAGATCCGTGTGCTGGTAAGCAGCGAGAACTCCTCAAAAAACTGGAATTTACGCGTGTCGGTCCGCGAGAAGCTTATCGATTTTATCAACGAGAATTATCCGGGATCGTTCGCAAGGATTTCCACAACAGGTGAAGCGAAACAGCGACACACTGCTACGGGCGGATAAATTTCGACAACTCCTTCTCTTCCGAGAAGAGCGTAGCCGTGTTGA of the Petrimonas mucosa genome contains:
- a CDS encoding bifunctional alpha,alpha-trehalose-phosphate synthase (UDP-forming)/trehalose-phosphatase, with protein sequence MKILIIANRLPVKIERTDDSFIVKRSEGGLATGLGSLEIDAEMHWVGWPGIHVENEDEKREITEKLAALNYHPVFLTGEEIETYYEGYSNSTIWPLCHYFFSYVQYKAEYWEAYRRVNGLFCEEALNFIDDNDIVWIHDYQLMLLPKKIRDNRPNVMIGYFHHIPFPSYELFRVLPEREEVLKGLLGADLIGFHTHDYMRHFISAVYRVLDLNCNLDEICLQDRIVHVDAFPMGINYEQYHQATSLPEVKKISKRLIEELGDQTIILSVDRLDYSKGILHRLEGFANFLENHPEYHKKVSLAMIVVPSRDAVERYADLKTQIDQSIGKINGIYSTLGWTPVYYFYQSFPFNELVALYDIADIALVTPLRDGMNLVAKEYLATKNRKPGVLILSEMAGAANELTDAIIINPNDTQEIESALLQALTMPGKEQRLRLRNMQKRISTQTVRKWANDFIAELLHINRQNNEIFQKIVGEQQLSQIKERYDQATARLILLDYDGTLSPFTKRPEEALPSGKLLHLLKRMTADKKNKVVINSGRNRQVLDKWFRGIDLDFAAEHGAFFKENNRWYRNVQEKITWDEEILGILEHTIDKTPRSYLEIKESTLVWHYRNVDVWLAELREKQLINALMGPASRLNLQIVPGNKIVEIKPPETNKGSEVKRLLEKGNYDFILAIGDDTTDEEMFRALPPDGISVKVGSFSPTAKYRIPVQSSVIPFFENLIK
- a CDS encoding mechanosensitive ion channel family protein, whose amino-acid sequence is MNNVTDLITENRWQHLFVLLIFIVLFVLLTLASNIIFKKLRNRALRSKSLIDDFIVRLFKVPSVWITFSILLNLFNSFLDKSSRIYGIMQKAGQILLILSIGWLVVQAVRAIFRYFQNKLDVNQPDNLIARRRLTQLNMIEKVLIVTAVIVFTGIALMSFETVKGLGMSLLASAGVLGIVVGLAAQRSVGQILSGVQIAITQPIRLDDVVVIEGEWGRIEEINITYAVVKIWDERRLIVPIDYFLNNPIQNWTRTSSNILGTVFLYVSYDLPLDPLREKLAAIVKSDPNWDGRVQNIQVTDSKQWYKEIRVLVSSENSSKNWNLRVSVREKLIDFINENYPGSFARISTTGEAKQRHTATGG